One stretch of Micromonospora echinospora DNA includes these proteins:
- a CDS encoding AAA family ATPase: protein MNTHEPLSQPEVQGFAALAARLADNVNAVVLGKPQVVRLALTALFAQGHVLLEDVPGVGKTTLARAIAATVKGQWRRIQFTPDLLPSDVSGVTIFNQASRGFEFHPGPVFANIVIADEINRASPKTQSALLEVMEERTVTVDGVRHPVPQPFLVVATQNPVEMDGTYRLPEAQLDRFLVKLSVGYPDEAVEVEVLRGATVRSPDSLTAVTDTATVGEMVNMARRVHIAEPLYAYAVRLAAATRTHPQVRVGVSPRGVIALTRAACAYALIDGRGWIMPEDLKALVEPVFAHRLLLTPDAQVRGVTSAEVLRQAVASVPVPLPTGQATPVHG, encoded by the coding sequence GTGAACACGCACGAACCGCTCAGTCAGCCGGAGGTGCAGGGCTTCGCCGCCCTGGCCGCCCGGCTGGCCGACAACGTCAACGCGGTCGTGCTCGGCAAGCCGCAGGTGGTGCGGCTGGCGCTGACCGCGCTGTTCGCGCAGGGGCACGTGCTGCTGGAGGACGTGCCGGGCGTCGGCAAGACCACGCTGGCGCGGGCGATCGCGGCGACAGTGAAGGGGCAGTGGCGGCGGATCCAGTTCACGCCGGACCTGCTTCCCTCCGACGTGTCGGGGGTGACCATCTTCAACCAGGCCAGCCGGGGGTTCGAGTTCCACCCGGGGCCGGTGTTCGCCAACATCGTGATCGCCGACGAGATCAACCGGGCGTCGCCGAAGACGCAGTCGGCGCTGCTGGAGGTGATGGAGGAGCGCACTGTCACGGTGGACGGCGTACGCCATCCGGTGCCGCAGCCGTTCCTGGTGGTGGCCACGCAGAACCCGGTGGAGATGGACGGCACCTACCGGCTGCCCGAGGCCCAGCTCGACCGGTTCCTGGTGAAGCTCTCCGTCGGCTACCCGGACGAGGCGGTCGAGGTTGAGGTGCTGCGCGGCGCCACGGTCCGCTCCCCCGACTCGCTGACCGCCGTCACCGACACCGCCACTGTGGGCGAGATGGTGAACATGGCCCGGCGGGTGCACATCGCCGAGCCGCTCTACGCGTACGCGGTGCGGCTGGCCGCAGCGACCCGTACCCATCCGCAGGTGCGGGTCGGGGTGAGCCCGCGTGGGGTGATCGCGCTGACCCGGGCGGCGTGCGCGTACGCGCTGATCGACGGCCGCGGCTGGATCATGCCGGAGGATCTGAAGGCGCTCGTCGAGCCGGTGTTCGCGCACCGGCTGCTGCTCACCCCCGACGCGCAGGTGCGTGGTGTGACGTCCGCCGAGGTGCTGCGCCAGGCGGTCGCGTCGGTGCCGGTGCCGTTGCCGACGGGCCAGGCCACGCCGGTGCACGGCTGA
- a CDS encoding DUF58 domain-containing protein produces MGITARGIGLLVAALVLLGVGFRYAYPELTVLGAAAGVAVGYAVLNAAWRPRLSVARRADPDRVARGEPAAMELTVRNTGRLRAANLVAEDRCAGTLVPVPLLRLRPGRDTVVRYDVPTQRRGVVPVGPLRVVRRDPLGLMALARGYGGTVPVWVHPRIHPLSAVPTGAGRSLDGRTDSVPHGSITFDSLREYVVGDELRRVHWRTSARVGELMVRENVDTSLPRLVVVLDNRAAAHPDRVGGVAESFEAACEAAASVVAAAVREDLPVQLLLVVPAEVEPEGAAGPLDQLAAVELADAGPQVLPSATGRLRRDRLGDTLVFLTGPGSRDDLGHVGALRGAYPSVVVGMFGADGPTAAGAAGLTVLDAADGAAFAAEWDGVRRW; encoded by the coding sequence GTGGGGATCACCGCCCGTGGCATCGGGCTGCTCGTCGCCGCCCTGGTGCTGCTCGGCGTGGGGTTCCGGTACGCGTACCCGGAGCTGACGGTGCTCGGCGCGGCGGCCGGGGTGGCGGTCGGCTACGCAGTGCTGAACGCGGCCTGGCGGCCCCGGCTGAGCGTGGCTCGGCGGGCCGACCCGGACCGGGTGGCCCGGGGTGAGCCGGCGGCGATGGAGCTGACCGTGCGCAACACCGGGCGGCTGCGGGCGGCGAACCTGGTGGCCGAGGACCGCTGCGCCGGGACGCTGGTGCCGGTGCCGCTGCTGCGGTTGCGCCCGGGCCGGGACACGGTGGTGCGCTACGACGTGCCGACCCAGCGGCGTGGGGTGGTGCCGGTGGGTCCGCTGCGGGTGGTGCGCCGGGACCCGCTGGGGCTGATGGCGCTGGCGCGCGGCTACGGCGGCACGGTGCCGGTGTGGGTGCACCCGCGCATTCACCCGCTCTCCGCGGTGCCGACCGGTGCCGGGCGCAGCCTGGACGGGCGCACCGACAGCGTGCCGCACGGGTCGATCACGTTCGACTCGCTGCGGGAGTACGTGGTGGGCGACGAGCTGCGCCGCGTGCACTGGCGCACCAGCGCCCGGGTGGGTGAGCTGATGGTGCGGGAGAACGTGGACACCAGCCTGCCGCGCCTGGTGGTGGTGCTGGACAACCGGGCCGCGGCGCATCCGGACCGGGTGGGCGGTGTCGCGGAGTCGTTCGAGGCGGCGTGCGAGGCGGCGGCCTCGGTGGTGGCCGCAGCGGTGCGGGAGGACCTGCCGGTGCAGCTGCTGCTGGTCGTACCCGCCGAGGTGGAGCCGGAGGGCGCGGCCGGGCCGCTGGACCAGCTGGCCGCCGTGGAGCTGGCGGACGCCGGGCCGCAGGTGCTGCCGTCCGCGACCGGGCGGCTGCGCCGGGACCGGCTCGGCGACACGCTGGTCTTCCTGACCGGGCCGGGTAGCCGCGACGACCTGGGGCACGTCGGCGCGCTGCGCGGCGCGTACCCGTCGGTGGTGGTCGGGATGTTCGGCGCGGACGGGCCGACGGCGGCCGGCGCGGCGGGCCTCACGGTGCTGGACGCCGCGGACGGCGCGGCGTTCGCCGCCGAGTGGGACGGGGTCCGCCGGTGGTGA
- a CDS encoding DUF3488 and transglutaminase-like domain-containing protein — protein MVTPPGTEAAAERVARVLRAVPVPAVLIVLVALSGVVLGRVYADPLLTRLMAGAAVGSVLVSVAARRLPSWLVAPLSVAALAGWTLLSLRLAATHAALPGGLGEVAADAARNAIPRLLTAMIPVEPAPDTVLVPVVAAWLAGLTAAEVALRAGRVLLGYLPPALLYAGALYVVGPNAEPAVGATVVFAAVAAAGLATPGRPSGPASDPVAGLTPAVRAAVRLRLVAASAAGLAVVVALAALLAPVVAAQVDERPVDPRRYVEPPRVESLDENPLIRISGWALNPDQRLLDVRTVDGASADGPPRIRLAVLSDYDGVTWRVGATYRNAGRILPATDPAPGATTEAVTQEITVADLTGRLLPAVPTPREVTGARVAYDPASGTLIRPEGLTPGLRYEVSSVRERPDANLLSTANVPAGDEVARVLRVPDGAPEPLRRLATQLAESNGAPYARADAIATFLAEHYRVTADAPSGHAYPNLAFFLFGPRNGGGQRGTSEQFAAAFAVLGRLAGLPTRVVVGFGPGSDGPVRAADAYAWPEVLFDGVGWVPFDPMPRPDEEPRPVEEDFRPQPEDPPPSEVPAPTEEPSTTPPAAAPAPGREQGSPGTPVLVGGGVGGLALLVGAVLAALYAMRRRLTRSRLDAADPGERVAGAWRELTDALRLAGDPVGPDLAAAEVAERARRTLAEARTARPGEGAAIDEPDGAAVDELAALLNQASFAPGSVTPEQAQRAVGLSVGFADALRSAHSRWRQLLWTVHPGPLRWRR, from the coding sequence GTGGTGACGCCGCCAGGGACGGAAGCGGCGGCGGAGCGCGTGGCCCGGGTGTTGCGGGCCGTGCCGGTGCCGGCCGTGCTGATCGTGCTTGTCGCGCTCTCCGGCGTGGTGCTGGGCCGGGTGTACGCGGACCCGCTGCTGACCCGGCTCATGGCCGGCGCGGCGGTCGGCTCGGTGCTGGTCAGCGTCGCCGCGCGGCGGCTGCCGTCCTGGCTGGTGGCGCCGCTGTCGGTGGCCGCGCTGGCCGGGTGGACGCTGCTGTCGCTGCGGCTGGCCGCCACGCACGCGGCGCTGCCCGGCGGGCTCGGCGAGGTGGCCGCCGACGCCGCCCGCAACGCGATCCCCCGGCTGCTGACCGCGATGATCCCTGTCGAGCCGGCCCCGGACACCGTGCTGGTGCCGGTGGTGGCCGCCTGGCTGGCCGGGCTGACCGCCGCCGAGGTGGCGCTGCGCGCCGGGCGGGTGCTGCTGGGCTACCTGCCGCCGGCGCTGCTCTACGCCGGTGCGCTCTACGTGGTCGGGCCGAACGCGGAACCGGCGGTCGGCGCCACTGTGGTGTTCGCGGCGGTAGCGGCGGCCGGCCTGGCGACGCCCGGACGCCCGTCCGGCCCGGCGTCCGACCCGGTCGCCGGTCTGACCCCAGCGGTACGCGCGGCGGTGCGGCTGCGGCTGGTGGCGGCGAGCGCGGCCGGGCTGGCAGTGGTGGTGGCGCTGGCGGCACTGCTCGCCCCGGTGGTGGCCGCCCAGGTCGACGAGCGGCCGGTCGATCCGCGCCGTTACGTGGAGCCGCCGCGGGTGGAGTCGCTGGACGAGAACCCGTTGATCCGGATCTCCGGGTGGGCGTTGAACCCGGATCAGCGGCTGCTGGACGTGCGCACTGTCGATGGCGCGAGCGCTGACGGGCCGCCCCGGATCCGGCTGGCGGTGCTCAGCGACTACGACGGCGTGACCTGGCGGGTCGGCGCCACGTACCGCAACGCAGGGCGGATCCTGCCCGCCACCGACCCGGCCCCGGGCGCCACCACGGAGGCGGTGACCCAGGAGATCACCGTGGCGGACCTGACCGGGCGGCTGCTGCCGGCGGTGCCCACGCCGCGCGAGGTGACCGGCGCGCGGGTGGCGTACGACCCGGCGAGCGGGACACTGATCCGCCCGGAAGGGCTCACTCCGGGGCTGCGCTACGAGGTGTCGTCGGTGCGGGAGCGCCCGGACGCGAACCTGCTGAGCACGGCGAACGTGCCCGCGGGTGACGAGGTGGCCCGGGTGCTGCGGGTTCCCGACGGCGCGCCGGAACCGTTGCGCCGGCTGGCCACCCAGCTCGCCGAGTCGAACGGCGCCCCGTACGCGCGCGCCGACGCGATCGCCACGTTCCTCGCCGAGCACTACCGGGTGACAGCTGACGCGCCGAGCGGGCATGCGTACCCGAACCTGGCGTTCTTCCTGTTCGGACCGCGCAACGGCGGCGGTCAGCGGGGCACGTCGGAGCAGTTCGCCGCCGCGTTCGCGGTGCTCGGCCGCCTCGCCGGCCTGCCGACCCGGGTGGTGGTCGGGTTCGGGCCCGGCAGCGACGGGCCGGTGCGGGCCGCCGACGCGTACGCCTGGCCGGAGGTGCTGTTCGACGGCGTCGGCTGGGTGCCGTTCGACCCGATGCCACGTCCTGACGAGGAGCCCCGCCCGGTGGAGGAGGACTTCCGGCCGCAGCCGGAGGACCCGCCGCCGTCGGAGGTGCCCGCGCCCACCGAGGAGCCGAGCACCACTCCCCCGGCCGCCGCGCCCGCGCCGGGCCGCGAGCAGGGCAGCCCGGGTACGCCGGTGCTGGTCGGCGGCGGCGTCGGCGGGCTGGCGTTGCTGGTCGGCGCGGTGCTGGCGGCCCTGTACGCGATGCGCCGCCGGTTGACCCGCTCCCGTCTGGACGCCGCCGACCCGGGTGAACGGGTCGCGGGCGCGTGGCGGGAGCTGACCGACGCGCTGCGCCTGGCCGGGGACCCGGTCGGGCCGGACCTGGCGGCGGCGGAGGTCGCCGAGCGGGCCCGCCGGACGCTCGCCGAGGCCCGCACGGCGCGGCCCGGAGAGGGCGCGGCGATCGACGAGCCGGATGGCGCAGCGGTGGACGAGCTGGCCGCTCTGCTCAACCAGGCGAGCTTCGCGCCGGGCAGCGTCACGCCGGAACAGGCGCAGCGGGCCGTCGGGCTGAGTGTCGGCTTCGCCGACGCGCTGCGCTCGGCCCACTCCCGGTGGCGACAGTTGCTGTGGACGGTCCATCCGGGGCCGCTTCGGTGGCGACGCTGA
- a CDS encoding MFS transporter, giving the protein MICIRNRRFGLLWTSTLLSNLGNWLMIVAVPVYVYTMTGSTLSSGFAFVAQTLPAIVFAPLAGVLADRWDRRAVMVGADLLRMVVVLALIVVDDPGMLWLLYTAMFFESAIGHVFQSAARAVVPAVVGRGGDLEAANAWNTVASGIVRLAGAPLGGALYALVGFDGLVLIDSATYLLSALLIFGMGRLRVTDDGQQPDASSWLAAFRGQLREGLAFLFGHPILRTTLVVSSLFLLANAALNVLLVPYVISVLGGDAGDVGVLMAALGGGFLASAYVGNVLSRSGLLRLSFTGCLAAITLCFAGLFLIHHFAAALVFIALAGLPGGALLMLVQVQVQRHTPDRQLGRVGSAFSAAEMAATVVGASAGSIAGQQLPLTTTVWLVIGVLAAGAVVAALLLPTRSGPPAAAEPAATATPPVMARTGDDG; this is encoded by the coding sequence GTGATCTGCATCAGGAACCGGCGTTTCGGTCTGCTCTGGACCAGCACGCTGTTGTCCAACCTGGGCAACTGGCTGATGATCGTCGCGGTGCCGGTCTACGTCTACACGATGACCGGGTCGACGCTCAGCAGTGGTTTCGCCTTCGTCGCGCAGACCCTGCCCGCGATCGTCTTCGCGCCCCTGGCCGGGGTGCTGGCCGACCGGTGGGATCGGCGAGCGGTGATGGTCGGCGCTGACCTGCTGCGCATGGTCGTCGTGCTCGCGCTGATCGTGGTCGATGATCCGGGAATGCTGTGGCTGCTCTACACGGCGATGTTCTTCGAGAGCGCAATCGGGCACGTCTTCCAGTCCGCGGCCCGGGCGGTGGTGCCCGCCGTCGTCGGCCGGGGCGGCGACCTGGAGGCGGCGAACGCCTGGAACACGGTTGCGAGCGGCATCGTTCGCCTCGCCGGAGCACCCCTGGGCGGCGCGCTCTACGCCCTCGTGGGTTTCGACGGCCTGGTGCTGATCGACTCCGCGACGTACCTGCTCTCGGCCTTACTGATCTTCGGAATGGGCCGGCTGCGGGTGACCGACGACGGGCAGCAGCCGGACGCGTCCTCCTGGCTGGCCGCTTTCCGGGGGCAACTCCGGGAGGGACTGGCCTTCCTCTTCGGGCATCCGATCCTCCGCACGACTCTCGTCGTCTCCAGCCTCTTCCTGTTGGCAAACGCCGCTCTGAACGTGCTTCTGGTGCCGTACGTCATCAGCGTCCTCGGCGGCGACGCCGGCGACGTCGGTGTGCTCATGGCAGCGCTCGGCGGCGGCTTCCTGGCCAGCGCGTACGTCGGCAACGTGCTGTCCCGTAGCGGGCTCCTCCGGCTGTCGTTCACCGGTTGCCTGGCGGCGATCACCCTCTGCTTCGCCGGGCTCTTCCTCATCCACCACTTCGCCGCCGCGCTGGTCTTCATCGCCCTGGCCGGCCTGCCCGGTGGCGCGTTGCTGATGCTGGTCCAGGTGCAGGTCCAACGCCATACCCCGGACCGTCAGCTCGGCCGGGTCGGATCCGCCTTCTCCGCCGCCGAGATGGCCGCGACCGTGGTGGGTGCCTCGGCAGGCAGCATCGCCGGACAACAGCTGCCCCTCACCACCACGGTCTGGCTCGTGATCGGCGTACTGGCGGCCGGCGCAGTGGTCGCCGCCCTGCTGCTACCCACCCGATCCGGACCGCCGGCGGCGGCGGAGCCGGCGGCGACGGCAACCCCGCCGGTGATGGCGAGAACCGGTGACGATGGCTGA
- a CDS encoding SDR family oxidoreductase, producing MNLTDRVVVITGGAGGIGAALGRRFAAEGAAAVVLADLAADAARATAEAVGSVATGVGLDVTDEAAVRALVDETERRHGRIDLFCANAGVATGGGIDAPDADWDRAWQVNVLGHLHSARAVLPGMLSRGQGHLLLTCSAAGLLTAVGDAPYTATKHAAVGLAEWLAITYRDAGIRVSALCPQGVDTPMLADGLTEGHLGARVIAASGTILTPDQVADAVIAGLAEERFLILPHPEVADYARRRAEDPDGWQAGLRKLVRKLRANSATS from the coding sequence ATGAACCTGACCGACCGGGTGGTGGTGATCACCGGCGGCGCCGGCGGGATCGGCGCGGCGCTGGGCCGCCGGTTCGCCGCCGAGGGCGCCGCCGCCGTCGTCCTGGCCGACCTGGCCGCCGACGCGGCCCGCGCCACGGCCGAGGCAGTCGGCTCGGTGGCCACCGGCGTCGGGCTCGACGTCACCGACGAGGCGGCGGTACGCGCGCTCGTCGACGAGACCGAGCGCCGCCACGGACGGATCGACCTGTTCTGCGCCAACGCCGGAGTGGCCACCGGCGGCGGCATCGACGCGCCGGACGCCGACTGGGACCGGGCCTGGCAGGTCAACGTGCTCGGGCACCTGCACAGCGCCCGCGCGGTGCTGCCCGGCATGCTCAGCCGGGGCCAGGGCCACCTGCTGCTCACCTGCTCGGCGGCGGGCCTGCTCACAGCGGTCGGCGACGCGCCGTACACCGCCACCAAGCACGCCGCGGTGGGGCTCGCCGAATGGCTGGCGATCACCTACCGGGACGCCGGGATCCGGGTCAGCGCGCTCTGCCCGCAGGGCGTGGACACCCCGATGCTCGCCGACGGCCTCACCGAGGGGCACCTCGGCGCCCGGGTGATCGCCGCGTCCGGGACGATCCTCACCCCGGACCAGGTCGCCGACGCGGTGATCGCCGGGCTGGCCGAGGAGCGGTTCCTGATCCTGCCGCACCCCGAGGTGGCCGACTACGCGCGGCGCCGCGCCGAGGACCCGGACGGCTGGCAGGCCGGGCTGCGCAAACTCGTCCGGAAGCTGCGCGCGAACTCCGCCACGTCCTGA
- a CDS encoding LLM class F420-dependent oxidoreductase, with product MTVPLGGIPLADHAAVYAALDDAGFTDVWSSEVAGADAFTPLALAAAWSPRLRLGTAITPVFTRGPGLLAMSAAALAEAAPGRFALGVGASSPVLVRDWNAIGFDEPFKRTRDVLRFLRAALRGETVDGAFDTFAVRRFTLERPPSVPPPVVLAALRPGMLRLAGAEADGVILNWLAAEDVPTALAEVGERRPGFEVAARIFVCPTEDAVYARALGRRMITGYLTVPAYAAFHRWLGREDSLGPMWQAWAAGDRRGASAAVPDEVVDALVLHGSPEQCAAAVRRYADNGVDVPVLAVLPTPEITEGGAAAWMELLPRLGPGKVA from the coding sequence ATGACCGTGCCGTTGGGCGGCATTCCGCTCGCCGACCATGCCGCGGTCTACGCGGCGCTCGACGACGCCGGGTTCACCGACGTGTGGTCCTCGGAGGTGGCCGGCGCCGACGCGTTCACCCCGCTGGCCCTGGCCGCCGCCTGGTCGCCGCGGCTGCGCCTCGGCACCGCGATCACGCCGGTGTTCACCCGTGGCCCGGGACTGCTGGCGATGAGCGCCGCCGCGCTGGCCGAGGCCGCGCCGGGCCGCTTCGCGCTCGGCGTCGGCGCCTCGTCGCCGGTGCTGGTCCGGGACTGGAACGCGATCGGGTTCGACGAGCCGTTCAAGCGGACCCGCGACGTGCTGCGCTTCCTGCGGGCCGCGCTGCGCGGCGAGACCGTCGACGGCGCGTTCGACACGTTCGCCGTACGGCGCTTCACGCTGGAGCGCCCGCCGAGCGTGCCGCCGCCGGTCGTGCTGGCCGCGCTGCGCCCCGGCATGCTGCGCCTGGCCGGCGCCGAGGCCGACGGGGTCATCCTCAACTGGCTGGCCGCCGAGGACGTGCCGACAGCGCTCGCCGAGGTGGGCGAGCGCCGCCCCGGGTTCGAGGTCGCCGCCCGCATCTTCGTCTGCCCCACCGAGGACGCCGTGTACGCCCGCGCGCTGGGCCGCCGCATGATCACCGGTTACCTGACCGTCCCCGCGTACGCGGCCTTCCACAGATGGCTGGGCCGCGAGGACTCGCTCGGTCCGATGTGGCAGGCGTGGGCCGCGGGGGACCGGCGGGGCGCCTCCGCGGCCGTACCGGACGAGGTGGTCGACGCGCTGGTGCTGCACGGCTCACCCGAGCAGTGCGCGGCCGCCGTCCGCCGCTACGCCGACAACGGCGTCGACGTGCCGGTACTGGCCGTGCTGCCCACGCCCGAGATCACCGAGGGCGGCGCGGCGGCCTGGATGGAGCTGCTGCCTCGGCTCGGCCCCGGAAAGGTGGCCTGA
- a CDS encoding low temperature requirement protein A, translating into MRTAEPAALRTSGGGPGRATFLELFFDLVYVFALTRISARAFEDLALEDGQVGWAAVTGGGKTLLLLLALWGVWQGTAWTTSRYDPHHLWLQIIVITALISAMVMGVAVPRAFGHSGLMFATAYVIAQVSRPAILMLVLRKVQYRRLKLRMLITFAVTGVLWLAGALLPVNARVVLWGSAMLLEYLGGRFGWPVPGLGRSTVSRWDIHGEHLAERYQQIFLVALGETILLAGLSFTRSPTSPGMVTAFAVALATSVLLWRIYVQRAGQILGDAVTRAAHPAAVGRSAADTHLVMVIGVVATAIGYELVIEHPIGHNELPWLAVILGGPALFLAGRARFEYEVFGRVSPSRLVGIAALLLPVPLLVRLAPLVAAGFAAAVLTAVAVADARRAWGRPPEDAAPPF; encoded by the coding sequence GTGAGGACCGCCGAACCGGCAGCGCTGCGCACCTCCGGCGGCGGCCCCGGCCGGGCCACGTTCCTGGAGCTCTTCTTCGACCTGGTCTACGTGTTCGCGCTGACCCGGATCTCGGCGCGCGCCTTCGAGGACCTGGCGCTGGAGGACGGCCAGGTCGGCTGGGCGGCGGTGACCGGCGGCGGCAAGACCCTGCTGCTGCTTCTCGCGCTCTGGGGCGTCTGGCAGGGCACGGCGTGGACCACCAGCCGCTACGACCCGCACCACCTGTGGTTGCAGATCATCGTGATCACCGCGCTGATCTCGGCGATGGTGATGGGGGTGGCGGTCCCTCGCGCGTTCGGCCACAGCGGCCTGATGTTCGCCACCGCGTACGTGATCGCCCAGGTGAGCCGTCCGGCGATCCTCATGCTGGTGCTGCGCAAGGTCCAGTACCGCCGGCTCAAGCTGCGGATGCTGATCACGTTCGCGGTGACCGGCGTGCTCTGGCTGGCCGGCGCGCTGCTGCCGGTGAACGCCCGGGTGGTGCTCTGGGGCTCGGCGATGCTGCTGGAGTACCTCGGTGGCCGCTTCGGCTGGCCGGTGCCGGGCCTGGGCCGCTCCACGGTCTCCCGCTGGGACATCCACGGCGAGCACCTGGCCGAGCGCTACCAGCAGATCTTCCTGGTCGCGCTCGGTGAGACGATCCTGCTGGCCGGCCTGTCGTTCACCCGCTCCCCCACCAGCCCTGGCATGGTCACCGCGTTCGCCGTCGCGCTGGCCACCTCGGTGCTGCTGTGGCGGATCTACGTGCAACGGGCCGGGCAGATCCTCGGCGATGCGGTGACGCGGGCAGCGCACCCGGCCGCCGTCGGCCGCTCCGCCGCCGACACCCACCTGGTCATGGTGATCGGGGTGGTCGCCACCGCGATCGGCTACGAGCTGGTGATCGAGCACCCGATCGGGCACAACGAACTGCCCTGGCTGGCCGTGATCCTCGGTGGTCCGGCGCTGTTCCTGGCCGGCCGGGCCCGCTTCGAGTACGAGGTGTTCGGCCGCGTCTCCCCGTCCCGGCTGGTGGGGATCGCCGCGCTGCTGCTGCCCGTACCGCTGCTGGTGCGCCTCGCGCCGCTCGTCGCGGCGGGCTTCGCCGCGGCGGTCCTGACGGCCGTGGCGGTGGCCGACGCCCGGCGTGCCTGGGGCCGCCCACCGGAGGACGCGGCGCCGCCGTTCTGA
- a CDS encoding DUF1028 domain-containing protein, whose translation MTFSLVARSADGRLFGVAVASRFLAAGALVPAAEALVGAVATQAHANLAYRAQALALLRTGVSAIDAVAGLVAADPGRDDRQLAVVGATGDGATWTGPRCHPWAGGQAGDGWAAQGNILTGPQVIDALRDAWLAREDLPFPQRLLAALTAGDAAGGDRRGRQSAAMLVVQRHGGYAGTGDELVDLRVDDHVDPVSELRRLLGIHHMLFGRPDPATLRDLTGPLAAEVAGLLAATGHPVGPAGLDEALAAWTGLENLEERFVPGRIDPIVLDHLRRCAAR comes from the coding sequence GTGACCTTCTCGCTCGTCGCCCGCTCCGCCGACGGGCGCCTGTTCGGAGTGGCAGTGGCCAGCCGGTTCCTCGCCGCCGGGGCGCTGGTGCCGGCCGCCGAGGCGCTGGTGGGGGCGGTCGCCACCCAGGCGCACGCCAACCTCGCCTACCGGGCGCAGGCGCTCGCGCTGTTGCGTACCGGCGTCAGCGCCATCGACGCGGTGGCCGGGCTGGTGGCCGCCGACCCGGGACGCGACGACCGGCAGCTCGCCGTGGTCGGCGCGACCGGCGACGGGGCCACCTGGACCGGGCCGCGCTGCCATCCCTGGGCCGGCGGGCAGGCCGGCGACGGCTGGGCGGCGCAGGGCAACATCCTGACCGGCCCGCAGGTGATCGACGCGCTGCGCGACGCCTGGCTGGCCCGCGAGGACCTGCCGTTCCCGCAGCGCCTGCTGGCCGCGCTCACCGCCGGTGACGCGGCCGGCGGCGACCGGCGCGGGCGGCAGAGCGCGGCGATGCTCGTGGTGCAGCGCCACGGCGGCTACGCCGGGACCGGCGACGAGCTGGTGGATCTGCGGGTGGACGACCATGTGGACCCGGTCTCCGAGCTGCGCCGCCTGCTCGGCATCCACCACATGCTGTTCGGCCGCCCCGACCCGGCCACGCTGCGCGACCTCACCGGCCCGCTCGCCGCCGAGGTGGCCGGGCTGCTCGCCGCCACCGGGCACCCGGTCGGCCCGGCCGGCCTGGACGAGGCGCTGGCCGCCTGGACGGGTCTGGAGAACCTGGAGGAACGCTTCGTGCCCGGCCGGATCGACCCGATCGTGCTGGATCACCTGCGGCGCTGCGCGGCGCGCTGA
- a CDS encoding maleylpyruvate isomerase N-terminal domain-containing protein: METVRAAFRAECDSLERVLRELDDAALDRPTPCPPWRVRDLVAHVSTGAGRLAGMLTEPAPPRPEVDAAAYFGAAKFSPPVDRDRVDSARRAAREHPGAAEVAREFGRAWRATDEAVAAEPPARVVRTRHGDAMALPEFLRTRVVEVAVHGLDLADALDRTPWLTPPAADVVVGVLTGGAPVPPGLRWDALTVLRKATGRLPLTGDEQAELARAGIGRLAFGG; this comes from the coding sequence ATGGAGACGGTGCGGGCGGCGTTCCGGGCCGAATGCGACAGCCTGGAGCGGGTGTTGCGCGAACTGGACGACGCGGCGCTGGACCGGCCCACGCCGTGCCCGCCGTGGCGGGTACGGGACCTCGTGGCGCACGTGAGCACCGGGGCCGGGCGCCTGGCCGGCATGCTCACCGAGCCCGCGCCGCCCCGGCCCGAGGTGGACGCCGCCGCCTACTTCGGCGCGGCCAAGTTCAGCCCGCCGGTCGACCGGGACCGCGTCGATTCCGCCCGGCGGGCGGCCCGGGAGCACCCGGGCGCGGCCGAGGTGGCCCGGGAGTTCGGCCGGGCCTGGCGCGCCACGGACGAGGCGGTAGCCGCCGAGCCGCCCGCACGGGTGGTGCGCACCCGCCACGGTGACGCGATGGCGCTGCCGGAGTTCCTGCGTACCCGGGTGGTGGAGGTCGCGGTGCACGGCCTGGACCTGGCCGACGCGCTGGACCGGACGCCGTGGCTGACCCCACCGGCGGCGGACGTGGTGGTCGGCGTGCTCACCGGCGGCGCGCCGGTGCCGCCGGGACTGCGCTGGGACGCGCTCACCGTGCTGCGCAAGGCCACCGGGCGGCTGCCGCTGACCGGCGACGAGCAGGCCGAGCTGGCCCGCGCCGGCATCGGCCGGCTGGCCTTCGGCGGCTGA